In Aethina tumida isolate Nest 87 chromosome 2, icAetTumi1.1, whole genome shotgun sequence, the DNA window gcatatgattctagagattgtcacgataaacaaaaggatccattatcccgtctaacttaaccagtgggcccatgccaaacccagaaaaacataccaaaccataacgtctcctccaccatgcttcacagtGGGTTTAGTGTACTCACCTATGAAAtaccatcagatttgaataattggagccaactttcatcggaaaacaaaattgttttccattgcccatcTGTCCAGGTCACATGTTCTCTTGCAAATAGTAGTTTCGCTGCTCTATAGTTTGCAAAAATGAAGGGTTTCTTTGTTAGttttctaccatagagacAGCTActtttagtcttcgttttatggtactcaccaacatactgagttcgtttattttttgatttatgcgaGATGTGCTGATAAAAGTTTTGCGAACAACAAGCGTTTTTGTTTTCCTGTCCACAGCTCTGTTAGTCTTGCGTTTTCTACCTCTTTTGGGAACTCCTTCCAGTATATTCCTTCTGGTAAAATTAGAAATCGTCCTTGAAATGatcgatttattttaatttaaatctccCGCAATTTTACTCTGTTTTTCCCCATTTCGgaacttttttacaatttgttgtttaatttgtatcgttaAATGGTCACTTCtaggcatttttagctttaaagaACGATATCggtcacataaataaattataaaatcaattgtattgaatatagggtctggttgctttacttatgaaccctgttcgaaataaaatgttgtttaaaaactatgtaaataaagatatccgtatataaattgaggaaatgtttagacacttattaatgaaataaatttaaattaaagaagaattgttcttttaataaaataattatgttttttaatttgttgctctacatatgaacCATAGTGTATGTGTGGTAAATGagtattcttaataaatactttactgtcaaattttcacaataattattttaggatattctacaatttaacctcagaaattattaatactatgtTCTAACAAttacaacatattaaattgaaataatttttatactgtatTTCAACAATTTCGGTTTAAAATGTCATActagtataattataataaattatatgttttagcCAATTAGTTCTACCTTGTTCTTTATTTTgcttaatatcaaatttgtttcATATAACCTCAAAAATTTGCTCAATCAGTAAGTCTGAACAgtacaaattgtatattatttgtattgttatttttgtaaacgtattgaaaagaagaaatacctttttttcttggatattttgatacacattttttatcaatttaatttatacataataaatagtaaccattttatgataaataatcaagatcattaatttatgtagataTGTACTTAcctcatttatttttctaatcatAGACTTTTATCCATTTGATCATTTGATATCCCATGGTTAAAAAGAAAACGTTTAAATACTTaagattaaatgaaaatacgtgtataaaatttataaattatatattacattttatatacatgtgcattcaataaaataaaattaccaccCATGCCCATATCCCAAACCATGGCCAAGTCCGTATCCATATCCATGTCCGTAAGAGAGTCCTCCCAAGCCATATCCTCCATATCCGTGATCCAGACCTAATCCGTGTCCGTAACCGTAGCTGGAGACCAGCGGAGCAGAGTACGAGTGGATAGGTTCCGCCACGATGGTTTTAGTCACAATTGGCTCAGCAACCACGGTCTTGATGATGGGAGCGGCGTACGACGCAATGATCGGTTTGCTGTGATGGATGTCCACCCTGGAGCTGTAACTCGTGGCGGCGGGCAAACCATACCCTCCGTGGAGGAATCCAGGAGCCGGTGCACCACAGGCAATGGCGACGACGGCGGCCAACACGACTAATTTGAACATCTTCGGATTGTTGCTTGAATTGAAGACACGAGACTTGTGtggttattaaacaaaaattcttcgttttatattttaagacaaaGAACGGTTTCATAATTTCCCCACTAATTCTTTTAGgatattttgcaatttaaCCTCTGTTTGtgagaaaattaaagttaaatattgttacGCTCGGTCTACGTCCGTCAAGTTTCAAGTATGCGATAAGTTCGTCATTAGGTcagtaataaaaagaaattcatACACACATTTAATGTCGTGTCACTCCATGTGTGAACGCGTATAATTAGATTCGGATTTATAATACACGCAACATTttcgacatttaaatttataaatgtaaaatttggaTTACTTAAAACAACAGATGGCACAAAGGCCTTTAATTtacaagtaatttaaatatttctaaatacatTGTATTCGACATCTGTGGATGATCCTATTTAAAATGCTGAAAAATATGGTGAAATGTAACCCTGTGTCTTTGTGGAATTTTCTACTagtaaacaacattttataaatagtccgaatatgacaaatattttaataattgaggtgtatgaaaagtattaaatcttaacatttattttaagagaaaattttACCACAGATAcgttaacaataatatatatttgtaataaaaaaccgaaagatttctttatgtaataatgattaaaagttttttattttattattaattaaataataatacaatattttttaaatattaatatttttaaaagttttaattttagattatatgATGCTCAAacgtcaataatttaatagatcaAAAATGggatagaaattaaattattaaaagtttttattatttaaggagcaataacttaaatataatgtagttttaaattgagaatttatttaaatataaaaaatgtctttttaatGGGAAGATTCTTTTATTGTTTGATATTAACAGAATCTTacatttcaaatgtttatttttaatatatatataaatttcatattatatttttagatataatatataaaaattttagattgatttagttaaaaattaattatttaattatttaattaagatataagttagaaattaaacaataatttttatataatgtagttttaaattgttaattggaaatttagtacaatctaaaaaatgtctaatataatttttttattgacagTAACAAAAtcttatgtattaaataagtatataatgttttacaaagtgtagttttaaattgttaatttaatttaatctttataataagaaaaattggtttaacagtaacaaaacatggtaaaatatttattttatttttacattctaattagtaagaaatattaataaaaaaatcatattaaaaaatttaaattatgtatataataacgTACCACCGTAaggtcaaaaatttaatagatttaattagaaactaattagttctaattatttataaaaataaattgtaaatttagtaattgttaattgggaatttattttaatttaaattaatttaatttttaatgtttgaaaaaaacttttacaatagaaaaaagtagttacagaattttgtatacttttaattttaatttatatggtgctttcaaatgtcaaaaatttaatagatatgattcgcaatatattttatatagtgtagttttaaatagttagttggaaatttaacttaatttagtcttaaaaaatgtctttacaatagaaatttttttttgtttaacagTAACAATGTctggtatataaaatatttattttatttttaccatcttatttgtaagaaataataatatacatcatattaaaaactaaatatattaacgcACCATCAGATCATAAATTGTAtagatttaattagaaattaatttgttctaattatttaaacaaataaattggaaatttagcaataatttttatataatatagttttaaattgttaattgggaatttattttaatataaattaattttagtcttTGAAAAAGTCTTTATAATGGgagaaagttttattatatttcacagtaacagaattttttatattaaatatgtattttatttttacgttttaatttgtacatatttattggttcgtataataattaaaagatattttttgttattaatcagAAAATGTTCATTGtaggtttttaaaaattttatagtaaaacttttaattttaaattatatggtgctttcaaatgtcaaaaatttaatagatatgattcgaaatatattttatatagtgtAGTTTTATATAGTTagttggaaatttaatttaatttagtcttAAAATATGTCTTTACAATagggaaaaaaatgttttgtttaacaGTAACAACAActggtatataaaatatttattttattttttccgtcttatttgtaagaaataatgataaaaatcatattaaaaactaaatataataacgcACAATAAGatcaaaaattgtatagtttaattagaaattaattatttctaattatttaaacaaataaattggaaatttagcaataatttttatattgtctagttttaaattgttcattgggaatttattataatttaaattaatttaaattaatctttacaGTGGGAAAATGTTTGACAAGAACAGAGtcttatatatcaaatatattatttttatattgtaatttgttacatatttatttgttggaatcgtaattaaaaatatttatattgttgttaattaaaaaatattcattacggacttttaaaaattttatattaatgtgaattttaattttacataatattgtGCATtcaaactttcaaaaattaattataaattaaaattattaaatgtactaatttttaaaaaggttaATTAGGAATTAAGATGAcaagtatttgtattttattttttccttaaaatttgtctgatatttctaaatatttcattcgACGATTTAGTTAACTGatcattttagtaaaaaatatagtatataataagaaattttatattcattttgtacttacattcaataattacaaatattttttcaaagtaaaaggtctttaataaaaatatgtctttatttttaaaaattacaaataagcatatagttaacaatattattaatattatagtatttgcattatcacaatttagatgattaaaatacaattatttagacCATCTACTACTTTAAAGTACTGTCTGCGTgaatcttataatttaaaggagTTTTATAACTAGGATAGACCAAATTATTCACAGGCCCACTATATCTATATCCTTGGTCGTAATTCTCTGGTAAAGAGATTCCACTGTATCCATTTTTTCCATTGTACGTTGTAACTACTTGTCCATTATTCACTGCCGTGTAAGTATATCCATAACCAGGTTGAGGATACGTTGGTCTGTATTCGTATCCAGAACCTGAATTATCTATTTGGTTGTATCTGGTGTCCAAATCGGTGGTTCCAAAGAGGTTAAAACCTTTTCCGACTCTACTGTAGGTGACGTCGTAGGGGGAGTATCCGTTATAATCAATAGGGGCAGATTTTCCCATGAATGGTGACCCTTGCTGCCTGTTCGGGGAATAAGAATCGTATGCCGATGGGGGGTGATAAAATTCTAGTTTAGTACTGTAACCATCCTTCCGTCCATATCCCcggtaataattattaaaatgtggcACATCAGCCTCTCCGATATAATTTCCTTCGACCAAAAcgacacaaaataaaacattcacaGCACGACCCGATAACATTTTTAGACTTCGGTTGCACAAGCTGACACTACGGTTTGGTCATCTGAACCTTTTATATGTAttaggaaattttaataatgcccTCCCTACTCATGTTCGGCCTGTTTAACCCtggcaattattaaaaaatttatttaagtcatTTGTATGTAAGTTTAGAAACAATTGCTCTAATTGTTTTCTTAGGCGATTCAAATGGGTAGAAGAATGCttgttttacattatttgtttatgttaatgACAAGCaattattgtgtttaaaaCGAAACTGGAGCTAGGTATAATGCTTAACATAATTTCAACACCACCATTTTCTTTAATGATCACGATACTCTCTCTAGTAgggtgatttaaaattattagttattccATTCTTAACCGAAGAAACGAAACtcacattcatttatttatattcattgttatattgtaatacacatgtttcattttgtttcactcataaatgtttagtttttgtttttaaggaGATTTGTAAATAGGATAGGAAATTaggcaataatttttatataatgtagtttaaattattaattgagaatttatttaaatttaatttaatctaaacaatattttctatctaaactgaaattttttttatagtttgatATTAACAGAAtcctattatattttaaatatttatttttaataatgattagaaaaatatttgttttatcttaattattatattacataaatttcatatttataaaaattttaaattgatttaattaaaaattaaaattatgtaacgaAAATGTAAGttagaaattaaacaataattttatataatacagttttaaattgttaattggaaatttagtttaatctaaaaaatgtccAATAGGAAAGATTGGATATACGTACATAAgtggtttaaaatatttctgtaaaatattatttgccaattttaaaataataaaattaactaaaatattattaatttgttaactattttatattacgaaaactaaaatatttttgttaatttgattattttaaaattggcaaatagtattttac includes these proteins:
- the LOC109604124 gene encoding cuticle protein 65-like; translated protein: MFKLVVLAAVVAIACGAPAPGFLHGGYGLPAATSYSSRVDIHHSKPIIASYAAPIIKTVVAEPIVTKTIVAEPIHSYSAPLVSSYGYGHGLGLDHGYGGYGLGGLSYGHGYGYGLGHGLGYGHGW